The genomic interval ACGAGGTGGGCCGCGGGCGCGAGATGCACTGGCTGCGGATCGACCGCTACTTCGTGAGCGACGAGGCGCATGCCGACGATCCGCAGATCGTCGTGCAGCCGGTGCCCTGCATGCACTGCGAGAACGCGCCCTGCGAGTCGGTCTGCCCGGTGGCCGCCACGGTGCACTCGCCGGACGGGCTCAACGAAATGGTCTACAACCGCTGCATCGGTACGCGTTACTGCTCGAACAACTGCCCCTACAAGGTACGGCGGTTCAACTGGTTCAACTGGGTCAAGACGCTGCCCATTCAGGTGCAGATGGCCCAGAACCCGGACGTGACCATGCGCTTCCGCGGGGTGATGGAAAAATGCACCTACTGCGTGCAGCGCATCCGCGAGGCGCAGCGGCAGGCCAACATCGAAAAGCGGCCGCTCAGGGACGGCGAGGTCAAGACGGCCTGCCAGCAGGCCTGCCCGGCCGAGGCGATCACGTTCGGCGACCTAAACGATCCGAATAGTGCCGTTGTCCGGCAACGCAAGAACGTGCGGCGGTACGAGATGCTGGCGGCACTCAACGTCAAGCCGCGCACTTCGTACCTGGCCCGCATTACGAATCCGAATCCCCGGCTGCTGGAGCAGGAACCAGTGGCCTGATCGATAGGCAAGCAGGATCGAGAACGCGATGGCGCACGCAACGAAAGACCTGTCGGCGCTGGCCCGCACCGATGAAGAGGTGCTGGTGCGGGGTGGACTGACCTTCCACGACATCACGGAGCTGGTTGCCCAGCATACCGAGAAGAAGACGCCGAAAGCCTGGTGGGCCGCCTTTTCGGTGGCCTTTCTGGGCATGCTGACGCTGGTGGCCATGCTGGCCTACCAGGTCTGGAACGGCGTGGGCGTCTGGGGCAACAACATCCCGGTCGGCTGGGGCTGGCCCATTGTCAACTTCGTCTTCTGGGTCGGTATCGGTCACGCCGGGACCCTGATTTCGGCCATCCTGTTTCTCTTTCGCCAGCGCTGGCGCACGTCCATCAACCGGGCGGCCGAGGCGATGACCATCTTCGCCGTGATCTGCGCCCTGATCTTCCCGACCTTCCACGTGGGCCGCGTCTGGGTCATCTACTGGACGCTGCCCATCCCGAACCAGATGGAGATGTGGCCGCAGTTCAAGAGCCCGCTGCTCTGGGATGTGTTCGCCGTTTCCAGCTATTTCATTGTGTCGCTGGTGTTCTGGTACGTCGGGCTCATTCCGGACCTGGCCACGCTCCGCGATCGGGCCGCCCTGATGGGCCGCCGCCTGCGCGCCAGGATTCTGGGCTTCTTCGCGCTGGGCTGGTGCGGGGCCAACCGCCACTGGCGCAACTACGAGAAGGTCTACATGCTGCTGGCCGGTCTGGCCACGCCGCTGGTGCTTTCGGTGCACTCGGTCGTGTCGTTCGACTTTGCCGTCTCGATCATTCCTGGCTGGCACACCACGATCTTCCCGCCCTACTTCGTGGCCGGCGCCATCTTCTCCGGGTTCGCCATGGTCGTAACGCTCATGGTGATCGCCCGCAAGGCCTATGGCCTGGAAAACGTGATCACCATCGACCACCTGGAGAAGATGAACATCATCATGCTCGTGACGGGCACGATGGTGGGCTTTGCCTACATCACGGAGTTCTTCATCGCCTGGTACTCCGGCGTGCCCTACGAGCAGTACGCCTTCATCAACCGGGCCACGGGGCCGTACGCCTGGGCCTACTGGACGATGATGTCCTGCAACCTGATCTTCCCGCAGTTCTTCTGGATCAAGAAGCTGCGGCGAAACATCCCGTTCATGTTCATCGCGTCGATCGTGGTCAACATCGGCATGTGGTTCGAGCGGTTCGTGATCACGATCACGTCGCTGCACCGGGATTATCTGCCGTCGAGCTGGGATTACTTCGTGCCCACCTGGGTGGACGTGCTCACGCTGATCGGCTCGTTCGGGTTGTTCTTCACGCTGTTCCTGCTGTTCCTGCGCTTTGTGCCGATGGTGGCGATTGCCGAGGTGAAGGGCGTGCTGCCCGAGGCCGATCCGCACTTTTACGAGACGCACGGCGACGGCCACGGCCGTCCGGCCGAGGTCCAGGTAAACCGGGGACGCTCGTCCTGAGCAACGGAGAGACGCCATGCTGAAGGAATTGCTTCGCTCGCTGAAAGCTTCGATGGGCATCTACGAGGCCCGCGACGGGTCGATCTACGGCCTGCTGGCCGAGTTTTCCGATCCGGCGGCGCTGTTGCATGCGGCCCGTCAGGTGCGCAAGGCCGGCTACCGCCACTTCGACGCGCACAGCCCCTTCCCCATTCACGGGATGGACGAGGCCATGGGGCTGGGCAACTCGAAGGTGGCCTTCATCACGTTCTTTACGGGCACGATCGCCGGCTTCGCACTGGCCTGGTGGATGCAGTGGTGGATGGGCGCCGTCGATTACCCGCTGAACATCAGCGGCAAGCCGTTCTTTGCGCTGCCGCCCTCGGTGCCCATCATCTTCGAGCTGACGATCCTGTTTTCGGCGCTGGCGGGGGTGGCCACCATGCTGGCACTCAACGGCCTGCCGCGTCCCTACAACCCGCTGTTCTACTCGAAAAACTTTGCGCGGGTGACCGACGATGGGTTCTTCCTGTTCGTCGCCGCCAGCGATCCGAAGTTCGATCCGACGGCCACGCGCCAGTTGCTGGAGCAGCTGGGCGGCTACAACATCGAGGTCATCGAAGACCGGGGCGAGGAGGACGTCACGCCGGCGACGGCACCGGCCGCCGAAGCTGCCGTAACCACGAGCTGAGCCACCATGCAGAACATCACAGCAATGCCGCGCACGATCTGGACGGGACTGCTGCTTGGCCTGCTACTGGCAGGCTGCCGGGGCATGATCTCCAGCAAGCCCCCGGTACATCCGAACCTGAACATGGACTTTCAGGAGAAATTTGAAGCGCAGGAGCTGAACCCGTTCTTCGCCGACCGCCGGGCCATGCGTCCGCCGGTACCCGGCACGGTACCCCGGGGGCTGCTCAAAGAGGATACGCCGTTTTATTTCGGTAAGACGGCCGACGGCGCCTACGTCGAGCGCATTCCCGTGGCCGTCACGCCCGAGCTGGTGGCTCGGGGGCGGGAACGCTACAACATCTACTGCGCCGTCTGCCACGGACAGGCGGGCGACGGCCAGGGCATCATCATGCGCGGCAACTACGGCTACACGCCGGCCCCGACGTTCCATGACGACCGGCTGCGCAACGTGGAGGACGGCTACATCTTCGACGTGATCAGCCACGGCGTGCGCAACATGCCCGCCTACGGCCATCAGATCCCGGTGGCCGATCGCTGGGCCATCGTGGCCTACGTGCGGGCGCTGCAGCGCAGTCAGCACGCGACGGCGGCCGACGTGCCCGAGGAAGTCCGGGCTCGGCTTCAGGGAGAATAAGCGAGATCAATCATCTGGCTGAGATACGATCATGGCCGAAGTGAATGCGAACGGTTTTCCGGGCTGGCTGCTGGATCCGTTGCGGCCCACGCGGGAAAAGGCAGAGCCGCGCTACCGGCTGCCCGAAGACGTGCGGATCTGGGCCGTACCGCTGGCCATCGGCGTCGGGCTGCTCATCGTCAGTCTGGTGGGCTGGGCCATCGATGCGCGCCAGTTCTACTTCTCCTACCTGGTGGGCTGGACTTTCTGCCTGACGCTGGCGCTGGGGAGCCTGTTTTTCGTAATGATCCAGCACCTGACGCGTGCGCAGTGGGTGGTGGCCGTGCGCCGATTGCCCGAGGCGCTCGTCTGGACGTTCCCGGTGCTGATCGTGCTGTTCATCCCCATTCTGTTCGGGCTGCACGATCTGTATCACTGGACGCACCACGAGCTGTACGATCCATCCAGCCCCGAGTACGATCCCATCCTGGCCGGCAAGCGGGCTTACCTGAACGTACCCTTCTTTCTGGTGCGGATCGCCTTCTACTTCTTCATCTGGACGCTGCTGGCCTACAAGCTCTATACGCTCTCGGTGCGGCAGGACGTGGATCCGGATCCGTCCATCCCTGCGCAGCAGCGGAAGGTCAGTGCCTGGGGCATGCCGCTTTACGGCGTGACGGTAGCCTTTGCCAGCTACGACTTTCTGATGTCGCTCGATCCGCACTGGTACTCGACGATCTTCGGCGTGTACTTCTTCGCAGGATCGTTTTTCGTGGCGCTGGGCTTCATTACGACCTGCTACGCGATCCTGGTGCGTCGGGGGGCGCTTCAGGGCATCGTGCGCACGCCGCACTTTCAGGACCTGGGCAAGTTGATGTTCGGCTTTACGGCCTTCTGGGCCTACATCGCCTTCAGCCAGTACATGCTGATCTGGTACGGCAACCTGCCTGAAGAAACGCTCTGGTATCGGCATCGGCTGGAGCACGGCTGGGAGGTGTTGAGCCAGACGTTGATCTGGGGGCATTTCGTGCTGCCCTTCCTGATCCTGCTTCCGTGGGCGGCCAAGCGTACGCCGCTGCTGGTGGGCACGATGGGCATCTGGTTCGCCATCATCCACTGGATCGACTTGTTCTGGGTGGCGATGCCCGTGCTGCATACCGAGCACATGACGTTCCACTGGCTGGACGTCACCTGCTGGCTGGGGCTGCTCGGGGTGGTGGTCGGGTTGCTCTTTTACCGGCTCAGCCGGCACAGTCTGGTACCGCAGAACGATCCCTACCTGGCACGCTCGTTGGCCCTGCATTAAGAACTTTTTTACAGGCCCTTTGCAAAAAAGGACAACCTGCAATTTTATCAGGCGTTCGTTCTGTTGAACTGCGAAAGCCATGGCCGAACAGGAAAAAAAACAGCCCGCCGTAGCCGAAGCGGAACTGCCGGCGGTGCAGCCGGACGAGGCGAACTTTGAGGCGCCGCGTCTTTACCGGATGATCTGGATCACCGTCGTACTGCTGGCGGTGATTTCGGTCGGGCTGGTGGTGCTCACCCAGTGGCAGATGCAGCGAGATGCAGAAGTGGCGGCGGCAACGGTGCGCTATCCGCTGCGGGAAGAGACGGAGGCGCACGCGCGGCAACTGCTCGAGGGGTATGGCGTAGTGGATGCCGAACAGGGCGTCTATCGCGTGCCCATCGATCGGGCTATGGAGGAGATCGTGGAGGCCTACGGCGGAGATTCGGTCTGGACGCTTCCGCAGCCTTCAGCGGTTTCGCGGCGCATGTAACCCGACAACGATTTTGCAATGCGGTGGTGGGGCAAAAGGTGGTGGTTGTTGAGCCTGGTATGCTTGCTGGCATTTCCGGCGCAGGCTCAGCGGAGCGGTCAGCATCTGGCCATCTTTGAGGGCGTCGGGATCGAGGAAAAGCTGGGCGAGCGGATTCCGCTGGACCTGACGTTCCGGGATGAAGCGGGGCAACCGGTGACGCTCCGCACGTTCTTTGACGGTCGGCGGCCGGTGCTGCTGACGCTGGTGTATCACGACTGCCCGATGCTCTGCAACCTGGTGCTGGACGGACTGGCAAGGACGCTGCGCCAGATGTCGTGGACGCCGGGCGATCAGTTCGAGGTGCTGGCCGTCAGCTTCAACCATCGGGAGACGCCCGAGCTGGCCCGTCGGAAGAAGGCCCACTATGTGGAGATGCTGGAGCGGCCGGAAGCGGCGGCCGGGCTGCACTTTCTGACAGGCGATTCGACGACGATTCGAGCGTTGACCAATGCCGTCGGGTTCTCCTTCCGCTGGGTGCCTGAAAAACAGCAGTTTGCGCATCCGGCGGCCCTGATTTTCCTGAGCGGCGAAGGGAAGATTTCACGCTACCTCTATGGCCTGGAGCATGATCCGGGCGATGTGCGCAAGGCGCTCGTGGAAGCGTCGGAGGGGAAAGTGGGGACGGTCGTCGATCAGGTATTGCTCTACTGCTTTCAGTACGATCCGAACGAAAATTCCTACGTAGCCAACGCATACAACATCATGCGGCTGGGTGGAGCGGTGACGGTGGTGGTGCTCGGCATCACCCTGTTTCTGTTCTGGCGGCGGGAGCGGCGTCGCCAGCAGCAGGCGCTCCAGACGGCCGGCTAACCGAAGCGAAGGTTCGCAAAGCGATGTCCGGGATGATTCTGCTACAGAATACGGCCTGGTTGCCCGAAGCGGCTTCTTCGATCGCGCCGGAAGTGGACAGCCTGTTTCACTTCTGGACGCTGGTGAGCGCGATTATTTTCGTCGGCGTCGTCGGCGCCATGACGTTCTTCGTGGTGCGCTATCGGCGCCGCCGGCGCGACGAGGTGCCGGAGCCGGTCAAGGAGAAGAAGGTGGTCGAGCTGGCCTGGATCGTAGTCCCGACGATCCTGGTGCTGATCGTCTTTGCCTGGGGCTTCCGGGTGTACATCAAGATGTACACGGCGCCCCCGGATGCCTACGAAATCCTGGTACACGGCTATCAGTGGTACTGGGAGTTCGAATATCCGAACGGGGTCAAGACCACGAACGAGCTGCATGTGCCGGCCGGCCAGCCGGTGAAGCTCCGCATGACCAGCGCCGACGTGATTCACAGCTTCTACGTGCCGGCCTTCCGGGTCAAGCAGGACGTGCTGCCCGATCGCTACTCGTCACTCTGGTTTGAAGCGACCAAACCCGGCGAGTACACGGTCTTCTGCACGGAGTACTGCGGCACGCAGCATTCGGGCATGCTGGCCAGAGTGATCGTGCATCCGCGCGAGGAGTTCGAGCAATGGCTGGAGAGCGCCGGCATTCCCGAAGACATGCCGCTGGCCGAGCTGGGCGCCCGGCTCTATCGGGAGAAGGCCTGCTTCAGCTGCCACAGCATCGATGGATCGCCCTCGGTAGGTCCGACTTTCAAGGGACTCTACGGGCACGAAGTGGAACTTGAAGACGGCTCCACTGTCATTGCCGACGAGAATTATCTCCGCGAATCCATTCTGCAACCTGGGGCTAAAATTGTGAAAGGGTATCCGAACGTCATGCCGGCCAGCTATGCTTCGTTGAGCGAGCGCGAAGTGGCCGCGCTGATCGAATTTATCAAGCAGCAGCAGTAATTGCTGAGGAGGGGTGCCATGGCTACGCAGACGATCGCCGCCCAGAAGACAGCACAGTCCGAGATCAATTACCTGAACCACGCGCGTGGGCTAAAGTCCTGGCTGCTGACGCTGGACCATAAGCGGATCGGGATACTGTACCTGATCTCGGTGGTCTTTTTCTTCATTGTCGGCGGTATTCTGGCGCTGCTGATTCGGGCCGAGCTGTTCGAGCCCGGGCAGACGCTCATGACCGCCGATACCTACAACCACATCTTCACGCTCCACGGCGCGATCATGATCTTTCTGTTCCTGATCCCGGCCGTTCCGGCCGTGCTGGGCAACTTCGCGTTGCCCATCATGATCGGCGCCAAGGATGTGGCTTTCCCCCGGCTGAACCTGGCCAGCTGGTACATCTTCTGGCTGGGAGCACTTACCATGCTGGTGGGCATCGTGACCAGCGGCCTGGACACGGGCTGGACGTTCTATACGCCCTACTCGACGATGACCAGCTCGGGAGTGACCTGGGTCGTGCTGGGTATCTTCATTCTGGGATTTTCGTCGATTCTGACGGGTCTCAACTTCATCGTGACCGTGCATAAAATGCGGGCACCCGGGCTGACCTGGAGCCGGTTGCCGCTTTTCGTGTGGGGGCTCTACGCGACGAGCATCGTGCAGATTCTGGCCACGCCGGTGCTGGGTATCACGCTGCTGCTGCTGGCGCTGGAGCGCATTCTGAAAATCGGCATTTTCGATCCGGCGCTGGGCGGCGACCCGATTCTGTTCCAGCACTTCTTCTGGTTCTATTCGCACCCGGCCGTGTACATCATGATTCTGCCGGCCTTCGGGGTGATTTCGGAGCTGATCGGGACGTTCTCGCGCAAGGGCATCTTCGGCTACAAGTTCGTGGCGCTCTCCTCGGTGGCCATTGCCTTCCTGGGCTTTCTGGTGTGGGGCCACCACATGTTCGTTTCGGGTCAGTCGGCCACCGCGGCGACGGTCTTTTCGCTGCTGACCTTCCTGATCGGCGTGCCGACGGGCGTGAAGGTGCTCAACTGGGTGGCTTCGCTCTACCGCGGGTCGATCTGGCTCCGCACGCCGCTGCTCTACGCGCTGGCGTTCCTGTTCGTCTTCCCGATCGGTGGATTCACGGGCATTGCGCTGGGAACGCTGGGGCTGGACGTGCCGCTGCACGATACCTACTTCGTGGTGGCACACTTCCACTACGTGATGGTCAGCGGCGGGCTGCTGGCGTTCCTGGGCGGTCTGCACTACTGGTGGCCCAAGATGTTCGGCCGCCTCTACAATGAAAAGCTGGCTCAGATCGCGGCGTTGCTGATCTTCGTGGGCTTCAACGTGACCTTCTTCCCGCAGTTCATCCTCGGAACGCAGGGCATGCCGCGCCGCTACTTCGACTACGTGCCGGAGTTCACCACGCTGCACCAGCTTTCGACGGTGGGTTCCTGGATTCTGGGCCTCGGGCTGCTGCTGGTGGCCGTCTGCCTGCTGCATTCCCTCTTCAAGGGTCAGCTGGCACCGGCCAACCCGTGGGGCGCCGGCACGCTCGAATGGACGCATACGGGACGGCTGCCCTCGCCGCACAACTTCGAGCGGACGCCCGTGGTCACGCGCGGTCCCTACGACTACCACCTGGCCGAGGAGATCTTCGGCAACGGCCACGGCGACGGGGGTGGGACCCCGGCGGTCATTCCAGCGCAGGGGCAGGCGCAAAGCTGAAACGGAAAGTTGACGTCATCAACAACGTAGAAGGGTTCTCATGGCTGGCGTTCCGGAAGCTGCAACGGGGCACGCGGAGGCGCAC from Rhodothermus marinus carries:
- the coxB gene encoding cytochrome c oxidase subunit II, with product MSGMILLQNTAWLPEAASSIAPEVDSLFHFWTLVSAIIFVGVVGAMTFFVVRYRRRRRDEVPEPVKEKKVVELAWIVVPTILVLIVFAWGFRVYIKMYTAPPDAYEILVHGYQWYWEFEYPNGVKTTNELHVPAGQPVKLRMTSADVIHSFYVPAFRVKQDVLPDRYSSLWFEATKPGEYTVFCTEYCGTQHSGMLARVIVHPREEFEQWLESAGIPEDMPLAELGARLYREKACFSCHSIDGSPSVGPTFKGLYGHEVELEDGSTVIADENYLRESILQPGAKIVKGYPNVMPASYASLSEREVAALIEFIKQQQ
- a CDS encoding SCO family protein encodes the protein MSLVCLLAFPAQAQRSGQHLAIFEGVGIEEKLGERIPLDLTFRDEAGQPVTLRTFFDGRRPVLLTLVYHDCPMLCNLVLDGLARTLRQMSWTPGDQFEVLAVSFNHRETPELARRKKAHYVEMLERPEAAAGLHFLTGDSTTIRALTNAVGFSFRWVPEKQQFAHPAALIFLSGEGKISRYLYGLEHDPGDVRKALVEASEGKVGTVVDQVLLYCFQYDPNENSYVANAYNIMRLGGAVTVVVLGITLFLFWRRERRRQQQALQTAG
- a CDS encoding c-type cytochrome codes for the protein MQNITAMPRTIWTGLLLGLLLAGCRGMISSKPPVHPNLNMDFQEKFEAQELNPFFADRRAMRPPVPGTVPRGLLKEDTPFYFGKTADGAYVERIPVAVTPELVARGRERYNIYCAVCHGQAGDGQGIIMRGNYGYTPAPTFHDDRLRNVEDGYIFDVISHGVRNMPAYGHQIPVADRWAIVAYVRALQRSQHATAADVPEEVRARLQGE
- a CDS encoding DUF3341 domain-containing protein, with translation MLKELLRSLKASMGIYEARDGSIYGLLAEFSDPAALLHAARQVRKAGYRHFDAHSPFPIHGMDEAMGLGNSKVAFITFFTGTIAGFALAWWMQWWMGAVDYPLNISGKPFFALPPSVPIIFELTILFSALAGVATMLALNGLPRPYNPLFYSKNFARVTDDGFFLFVAASDPKFDPTATRQLLEQLGGYNIEVIEDRGEEDVTPATAPAAEAAVTTS
- the ctaD gene encoding cytochrome c oxidase subunit I — protein: MATQTIAAQKTAQSEINYLNHARGLKSWLLTLDHKRIGILYLISVVFFFIVGGILALLIRAELFEPGQTLMTADTYNHIFTLHGAIMIFLFLIPAVPAVLGNFALPIMIGAKDVAFPRLNLASWYIFWLGALTMLVGIVTSGLDTGWTFYTPYSTMTSSGVTWVVLGIFILGFSSILTGLNFIVTVHKMRAPGLTWSRLPLFVWGLYATSIVQILATPVLGITLLLLALERILKIGIFDPALGGDPILFQHFFWFYSHPAVYIMILPAFGVISELIGTFSRKGIFGYKFVALSSVAIAFLGFLVWGHHMFVSGQSATAATVFSLLTFLIGVPTGVKVLNWVASLYRGSIWLRTPLLYALAFLFVFPIGGFTGIALGTLGLDVPLHDTYFVVAHFHYVMVSGGLLAFLGGLHYWWPKMFGRLYNEKLAQIAALLIFVGFNVTFFPQFILGTQGMPRRYFDYVPEFTTLHQLSTVGSWILGLGLLLVAVCLLHSLFKGQLAPANPWGAGTLEWTHTGRLPSPHNFERTPVVTRGPYDYHLAEEIFGNGHGDGGGTPAVIPAQGQAQS
- the nrfD gene encoding NrfD/PsrC family molybdoenzyme membrane anchor subunit — encoded protein: MAHATKDLSALARTDEEVLVRGGLTFHDITELVAQHTEKKTPKAWWAAFSVAFLGMLTLVAMLAYQVWNGVGVWGNNIPVGWGWPIVNFVFWVGIGHAGTLISAILFLFRQRWRTSINRAAEAMTIFAVICALIFPTFHVGRVWVIYWTLPIPNQMEMWPQFKSPLLWDVFAVSSYFIVSLVFWYVGLIPDLATLRDRAALMGRRLRARILGFFALGWCGANRHWRNYEKVYMLLAGLATPLVLSVHSVVSFDFAVSIIPGWHTTIFPPYFVAGAIFSGFAMVVTLMVIARKAYGLENVITIDHLEKMNIIMLVTGTMVGFAYITEFFIAWYSGVPYEQYAFINRATGPYAWAYWTMMSCNLIFPQFFWIKKLRRNIPFMFIASIVVNIGMWFERFVITITSLHRDYLPSSWDYFVPTWVDVLTLIGSFGLFFTLFLLFLRFVPMVAIAEVKGVLPEADPHFYETHGDGHGRPAEVQVNRGRSS